The Brassica napus mitochondrion, complete genome genome includes a region encoding these proteins:
- the nad3 gene encoding NADH dehydrogenase subunit 3 — translation MLEFAPIFIYLVISLLVSLILLGVPFLFASNSSTYPEKLSAYECGFDPFGDARSRFDIRFYLVSILFLIFDLEVTFFFPWAVSLNKIDLFGFWSMMAFLFILTIGFLYEWKRGALDWE, via the coding sequence ATGTCAGAATTTGCACCAATTTCTATCTATTTAGTGATTAGTCTGCTAGTTTCTTTGATCCTACTCGGTGTTCCTTTTCCATTTGCTTCCAATAGTTCTACCTACCCAGAAAAATTGTCGGCCTACGAATGTGGTTTCGATCCTTCCGGTGATGCCAGAAGTCGTTTCGATATACGATTTTATCTTGTTTCAATTTTATTTTTAATCCCTGATCTGGAAGTCACCTTTTTCTTTCCTTGGGCAGTACCTCCCAACAAGATTGATTTGTTTGGATTTTGGTCCATGATGGCCTTTTTATTTATTTTGACGATTGGATTTCTCTATGAATGGAAAAGGGGTGCTTCGGATCGGGAGTAA
- the orf115d gene encoding hypothetical protein, giving the protein MGYNRKTDNIQSSWYFVCLRPLISIAGGLCKKADSYDLPCFTLPSCTGKALLYYCFFFFSFYKMFLNSTDSSYIFVKAIGFTKHYFLGPFSTSFFCRTMLSKDARFQSSFPPRVH; this is encoded by the coding sequence ATGGGATATAATAGAAAAACGGATAATATCCAAAGTTCTTGGTACTTTGTTTGCTTAAGACCCCTCATTAGCATAGCAGGAGGTCTTTGTAAGAAAGCGGATTCTTATGACTTACCCTGCTTCACCCTCCCTTCATGCACTGGGAAAGCCCTCCTTTACTATTGCTTCTTTTTCTTTTCTTTCTATAAAATGTTCCTCAATAGCACTGATTCTTCATATATTTTTGTCAAAGCAATTGGGTTCACAAAGCATTATTTTCTCGGTCCATTTTCCACCTCTTTCTTTTGTCGAACCATGCTAAGCAAAGATGCACGGTTCCAGTCTTCTTTCCCTCCCCGTGTCCACTAG
- the rps12 gene encoding ribosomal protein S12 has protein sequence MPTFNQLIRHGREEKRRTDRTRALDKCPQKLGACLRVSTRTPKKPNSALRKIAKVRLSNRHDIFAYIPGEGHNLQEHSQVLIRGGRVKDLPGVKFHCIRGVKDLMGIPGRRRGRSKYGAEKPKSI, from the coding sequence ATGCCTACGTTTAATCAATTGATTCGTCATGGTAGAGAAGAAAAACGGCGCACGGACCGTACTCGAGCTTTGGATAAATGTCCCCAGAAGCTAGGAGCATGCCCGCGTGTTTCAACGAGAACACCGAAAAAACCGAATTCCGCTCCACGTAAGATAGCCAAAGTACGGTTGAGCAATCGACATGATATATTTGCTCACATTCCGGGCGAAGGTCATAATTCGCAGGAACATTCGCAGGTGTTAATAAGAGGAGGTAGAGTGAAAGATTCGCCAGGTGTAAAATCCCATTGTATTCGAGGAGTAAAGGATTTGATGGGAATTCCGGGTCGAAGAAGAGGCAGATCAAAATATGGTGCAGAAAAACCCAAATCGATATGA
- the ccmFN1 gene encoding cytochrome c biogenesis ccmF, with the protein MSIYEFFHYSLFLGLFVAFTYNKKQPPAFGAALAFWCILLSFLGLLFCHISNNLSNYNVLTANAPFFYQISGTWSNHEGSILLWCWILNFYGFFFCYRGRPQSHNVLKQGGHRESLFFFFFSNFVKNSILSLPRYEQESGLKNQLYTPFVLRTLVDSELRLRRNRTFDGPALFYAPLDPERKMSFAPLDAWRSRGSREGKRTHPLLHLARDDKERASSIDEQRIDGALGIALFFSFFLSASSDPFVRNFFVCTEPLAELNPVLQDPILAIHPPCIYAGDVASAEGFGLCRSKMMNGIVALHSPPMRKDAAEKNGTLLCSAGCVGSCITSELFTLKFKHVGAKCYPALLLRSNRSPLMLLRRRFFAFSSFWTGARSHSTKRY; encoded by the coding sequence ATGTCAATATATGAATTCTTTCATTATTCGTTATTTCCGGGTCTTTTCGTTGCATTCACTTACAACAAGAAACAACCACCAGCGTTTGGTGCAGCACCTGCATTTTGGTGCATTCTTCTTTCTTTCCTTGGTCTTTCGTTCTGTCATATTCCTAATAACTTATCCAATTACAACGTATTAACCGCTAATGCACCTTTCTTTTATCAAATCTCAGGAACATGGTCTAATCATGAGGGTAGTATTTTATTATGGTGTCGGATCCCAAATTTTTATGGATTTTTTCTTTGTTACCGGGGTCGACCCCAAAGCCATAATGTCTTAAAACAAGGAGGCCATAGGGAAAGTCTTTTTTTTTTTTTTTTCTCGAACTTCGTGAAGAACTCAATTTTATCTCTCCCTCGTTACGAACAAGAAAGTGGTTTGAAAAATCAGTTGTACACTCCCTTCGTTCTACGAACCCTTGTTGATTCTGAACTTCGTTTGCGAAGGAACCGGACTTTTGACGGACCAGCCCTTTTTTATGCGCCGCTTGATCCTGAAAGGAAAATGAGCTTTGCTCCTCTGGACGCTTGGCGCTCCCGTGGTTCGCGAGAAGGAAAAAGGACTCATCCTTTGTTGCATCTGGCACGAGATGATAAAGAGAGAGCTTCGTCTATCGATGAACAGCGAATTGACGGAGCTCTTGGCATTGCTTTGTTTTTCTCTCCTTTCCTATCAGCGAGTTCCGATCCTTTTGTTCGAAATTTCTTTGTTTGTACCGAACCGCTTGCAGAATCAAATCCTGTTCCACAAGATCCTATATCAGCTATACATCCTCCTTGCATTTATGCCGGGGACGTCGCCAGTGCGGAGGGCTTTGGCTTATGTAGATCAAAAATGATGAATGGGATTGTGGCACTCCACTCGCCGCCAATGCGGAAGGATGCCGCCGAAAAGAATGGAACGCTGCTTCGCTCTGCTGGATGCGTCGGATCCCGTATAACAAGCGAGCTTTTTACCCTCAAATTCAAACATGTGGGCGCAAAATGCTATCCTGCTCTATTGTTACGTAGCAATAGAAGCCCGCTCATGCTGCTTCGGCGGCGCTTTTTCGCCTTCTCTTCGTTCTGGACAGGAGCGAGAAGCCACTCGACTAAAAGGTACTGA
- the orf322 gene encoding hypothetical protein — protein sequence MYLLIVFLPLLGSSVAGFFGRFLGSEGSVILTTTCVSFFALVGFLFLFRIYYFRLKGPLREILNLFLVFFIAVVISLIRIKVIHLLGGQALPLLEPIIWAAVGGGALPSTGPNGAESSSTWKEDPFELRVLEESFSDSPPAGESQTEESEPSVNRRSLEAPQTEEGEPSVNRRGPEEAGPALPANPVPSGGDEAGPSVPYPYRRDEMIGGDSVEAIERRLLAQFAYPSYEDIQLAHIQAEDLFEVKVEIVKVMAGLDPTGDWMGRGARALDNPRTATGEHSLEQLYRLLSALNERGKEAPEFKELKNRVFLKKGGPGGDSIA from the coding sequence ATGTATCTACTTATCGTATTTTTACCCCTGCTCGGTAGTTCCGTAGCAGGTTTTTTCGGACGTTTTCTAGGATCAGAAGGAAGCGTTATTCTGACCACTACGTGCGTTTCATTCTTCGCACTGGTGGGCTTCCTATTTTTATTTCGAATTTATTACTTTCGTTTGAAAGGACCACTGAGGGAGATTCTCAATCTCTTCTTGGTCTTTTTCATCGCCGTGGTAATATCTTTGATACGGATCAAAGTCATCCACCTACTGGGTGGTCAGGCTTTGCCCCTGTTGGAGCCCATTATATGGGCTGCAGTAGGAGGGGGAGCACTTCCTTCTACGGGCCCTAACGGGGCGGAGAGCTCATCCACGTGGAAGGAGGATCCGTTTGAACTTCGAGTTCTCGAGGAATCATTCTCGGACTCCCCCCCGGCAGGGGAGTCCCAGACGGAAGAGAGTGAACCCTCGGTAAATCGACGTAGTCTCGAGGCACCCCAAACGGAAGAGGGTGAACCCTCGGTAAATCGGCGGGGTCCCGAGGAAGCTGGGCCTGCGCTTCCAGCTAATCCAGTCCCTTCCGGGGGGGACGAAGCTGGGCCATCTGTCCCCTATCCCTACAGAAGGGATGAAATGATTGGGGGGGATAGCGTGGAGGCGATAGAACGCCGCCTTCTGGCTCAATTTGCTTATCCCTCATACGAGGACATCCAATTAGCCCACATTCAAGCCGAAGACCTCTTCGAGGTCAAGGTAGAGATTGTGAAGGTAATGGCTGGCCTTGATCCAACGGGGGATTGGATGGGGCGGGGAGCTCGGGCCCTCGACAATCCCCGTACCGCCACGGGAGAGCACTCCTTGGAGCAGTTATACCGCCTGTTAAGTGCTCTAAATGAGCGCGGTAAAGAGGCCCCAGAATTTAAGGAACTCAAAAATAGAGTGTTCCTCAAGAAAGGCGGCCCTGGGGGGGACTCTATCGCATAA
- the atp9 gene encoding ATPase subunit 9, with product MLEGAKLIGAGAATIALAGAAIGIGNVFSSLIHSVARNPSLAKQLFGYAILGFALTEAIALFALMMAFLILFVF from the coding sequence ATGTTAGAAGGTGCAAAATCAATAGGTGCCGGAGCTGCTACAATTGCTTCAGCGGGAGCTGCTATCGGTATTGGAAACGTCTTCAGTTCTTTGATCCATTCTGTGGCGCGAAATCCATCATTGGCTAAACAATCATTTGGTTATGCCATTTTGGGCTTTGCTCTAACCGAAGCTATTGCATTGTTTGCCCCAATGATGGCCTTTTTGATCTTATTCGTATTCTGA
- the orf108b gene encoding hypothetical protein yields MRNGKQLHITSEEATGDRLNDRIRSIEYVRAGERINAAYARPRGSPSSCIYFRGGQSHPAEDEKRKCMDCFFEVVGREFSRVSEVGERVPGSCCSVACPVILCKGVSP; encoded by the coding sequence ATGAGAAATGGAAAGCAGCTTCACATCACAAGTGAGGAAGCCACCGGTGACCGGCTCAATGATCGTATACGCTCAATAGAATATGTACGCGCGGGCGAAAGAATTAATGCTGCTTATGCCCGCCCCCGAGGATCACCAAGCAGTTGTATCTATTTCCGAGGCGGTCAGTCCCATCCCGCTGAGGATGAAAAAAGGAAGTGCATGGATTGTTTCTTCGAAGTTGTAGGGAGGGAGTTCTCCCGCGTGAGCGAAGTTGGAGAACGAGTTCCCGGCTCCTGTTGCTCTGTTGCTTGTCCTGTCATTCTGTGCAAGGGCGTAAGCCCGTAA